In one Flavobacteriales bacterium genomic region, the following are encoded:
- a CDS encoding LysM peptidoglycan-binding domain-containing protein, with amino-acid sequence MALHLRITIAAALLHPALSAQHEAPLTLPSDDPVIARLDDLAALHWIKHSPFTTDTAHHNVHGFAPDQVPVWPEETVRQRLAVLDAATPFDLVHNRVVQSYIDLYAVRKREMTSRMLGLAELYFPTFEEHLDRHGIPLEMKYLAVVESALNPSARSRAGAVGLWQFMLPTGRLYGLKADSYIDERHDVFKSTEAACRYLKHLHGIYNDWELALAAYNCGPGNVNKAIRRSGGAKDYWRIYDHLPRETRGYVPAFIAVNYIFNHHADHNLYPVAPTYCAYEVDTVRVCYPLDLSAIAVLTGGTVQELRDLNPTFKLGIVPDVDQPVSLYLPKDAVPVFLSNEEALRYSYYAANPGSAAPAPLAPAPPEEKRHVVRRGESLGGIAAKYGLSVTELKRLNGLRSNTIHPGQKLLVRRGAAKAVDRTADPEPRSEGQADYHIVQPGDTLWGIAQRYPGVSVEDLRRLNDGLVHGLKPGARIKVRIPRG; translated from the coding sequence ATGGCCCTGCACCTTCGCATCACCATCGCGGCCGCGCTGCTGCACCCGGCGCTGAGCGCCCAGCACGAAGCGCCGCTGACGCTCCCCTCGGACGACCCGGTGATCGCCCGGCTCGACGACCTGGCCGCACTGCACTGGATCAAGCATTCCCCATTCACCACCGACACCGCCCACCACAATGTGCACGGCTTCGCCCCCGACCAGGTGCCCGTTTGGCCGGAGGAGACCGTGCGCCAGCGGCTGGCCGTGCTCGATGCCGCCACCCCGTTCGACCTGGTGCACAACCGCGTGGTGCAGTCCTACATCGACCTCTATGCAGTGCGCAAGCGGGAGATGACCTCGCGCATGCTGGGCCTTGCCGAGCTCTACTTCCCCACCTTCGAGGAGCACCTTGACCGGCACGGGATTCCCTTGGAGATGAAGTACCTGGCCGTGGTGGAGAGCGCGCTCAACCCGAGCGCACGCTCACGTGCCGGCGCCGTGGGCCTCTGGCAATTCATGCTCCCCACGGGCCGTCTCTACGGCCTGAAGGCCGACAGCTATATCGACGAGCGCCACGATGTGTTCAAGAGCACCGAAGCGGCCTGCCGGTACCTCAAGCACCTCCATGGCATCTACAACGATTGGGAGCTGGCCCTGGCCGCTTACAACTGCGGCCCCGGCAACGTGAACAAGGCCATCCGCCGCAGCGGCGGAGCCAAGGATTACTGGCGCATCTACGATCATCTCCCGCGCGAGACCCGGGGCTATGTGCCGGCCTTCATCGCGGTCAACTACATCTTCAACCACCACGCCGACCACAACCTGTATCCGGTGGCACCAACCTATTGCGCCTATGAGGTGGACACCGTACGCGTGTGCTACCCGCTCGACCTCTCCGCCATCGCCGTGCTGACCGGTGGCACAGTGCAGGAGCTCAGGGACCTCAATCCGACCTTCAAGCTCGGCATCGTGCCGGATGTGGACCAGCCCGTGAGCCTCTATCTTCCCAAGGATGCCGTTCCCGTGTTCCTCAGCAACGAGGAGGCCCTCCGCTACAGCTATTATGCTGCTAATCCCGGCTCTGCAGCACCCGCCCCTTTGGCGCCAGCGCCTCCCGAGGAGAAGCGTCACGTGGTGAGACGGGGCGAATCGCTGGGCGGCATTGCGGCCAAGTACGGCCTCTCGGTCACCGAACTGAAGCGGCTCAATGGCCTTCGCAGCAACACCATCCATCCGGGCCAGAAGCTCCTCGTACGGCGGGGGGCGGCCAAGGCCGTTGACCGCACGGCCGATCCCGAGCCCAGGAGCGAGGGGCAGGCCGACTACCACATCGTGCAGCCGGGCGATACGCTCTGGGGCATCGCGCAGCGGTACCCAGGGGTGAGCGTGGAGGACCTGCGGCGCCTGAATGACGGGCTCGTGCATGGACTCAAGCCCGGCGCACGGATCAAGGTGCGCATTCCGCGGGGATGA
- the gatA gene encoding Asp-tRNA(Asn)/Glu-tRNA(Gln) amidotransferase subunit GatA: MSIPKTFAEARHSLTQGATATALTQRSLSEAERHKDLNAFLELFPDSALAKAAEVDAKLKAGTAGPLAGLLVSIKDNICYKGHRVSASSRILEGFTSLYSATVVERLLAADAVIIGRTNCDEFAMGSSNENSAYGSVRNPVDPGKVPGGSSGGAAASVAAGIVHAALGSDTGGSIRQPASFTGTVGLKPTYGRVSRHGLIAFASSFDQIGPFTRSVEDAAAVYSVIAGSDPHDSTTSRRPNDPIPLNDPGKLRIGYFREGIEREGMDPEVVAHLQAQIDRLTREGHTVEPVDVPLLDHQVPTYYILATAEASSNLARFDGIHFGHRSKLAQGVEETYRLSRTEGFGPEVKRRILLGTFVLSAGYYDAYYAQAQRVRRILRNRTLEAFERFDLLLGPTCPTTAFAHGAITDPVAMYLQDIFTVQANLAGTPAISIPTGTHSNGLPFGVQLMARPFGEPLLLAAAKALFGA, from the coding sequence GTGAGCATCCCGAAGACCTTCGCCGAGGCCCGCCACTCCCTTACCCAAGGCGCAACAGCGACCGCGCTCACGCAACGGTCGCTGTCTGAAGCCGAGCGGCACAAGGACCTGAACGCATTCCTTGAGCTTTTCCCCGACAGCGCGCTGGCCAAGGCCGCCGAGGTGGATGCCAAGTTGAAGGCGGGCACGGCAGGCCCGCTTGCGGGCCTTCTGGTGAGCATCAAGGACAACATCTGTTACAAGGGCCATCGCGTGAGTGCATCCTCGCGCATCCTCGAGGGCTTCACCTCGCTGTACAGCGCCACGGTCGTGGAGCGGCTGCTCGCCGCCGATGCGGTGATCATCGGCCGCACCAACTGCGACGAGTTCGCCATGGGCAGCAGCAACGAGAACAGCGCCTACGGAAGCGTGAGGAACCCCGTGGACCCCGGCAAGGTCCCCGGCGGCAGCAGCGGAGGCGCCGCCGCCAGTGTGGCCGCCGGCATCGTGCATGCGGCCCTGGGCAGCGATACCGGCGGCAGCATCCGACAACCGGCATCGTTCACCGGCACGGTGGGCCTCAAGCCCACTTACGGCCGCGTGAGCCGCCATGGTCTCATCGCCTTCGCCAGCAGCTTCGACCAGATCGGCCCGTTCACGCGCTCTGTGGAGGATGCCGCCGCCGTATACAGCGTCATCGCCGGCAGCGACCCGCACGACAGCACCACCAGCCGCAGGCCGAACGACCCCATTCCGCTCAACGATCCGGGCAAGCTGCGCATCGGCTACTTCCGCGAGGGCATCGAGCGTGAAGGCATGGACCCCGAGGTGGTGGCCCACCTGCAGGCCCAGATCGACCGGCTCACCCGCGAAGGCCACACCGTGGAGCCCGTGGATGTGCCGCTGCTCGACCACCAGGTGCCTACCTACTACATCCTGGCCACAGCGGAGGCCAGCAGCAATCTGGCCCGCTTCGATGGCATCCATTTCGGACACCGCAGCAAGCTGGCCCAAGGCGTCGAGGAGACCTATCGCCTAAGCCGAACGGAAGGCTTCGGCCCCGAGGTGAAGCGGCGCATCCTGCTCGGCACCTTTGTGCTCAGCGCCGGGTACTACGACGCCTACTATGCCCAGGCGCAGCGTGTACGGCGCATACTGCGCAACCGCACCTTGGAGGCCTTCGAGCGATTCGACCTGCTGCTGGGTCCCACCTGCCCCACCACGGCGTTCGCCCACGGCGCCATCACCGATCCGGTGGCCATGTATCTGCAGGACATCTTCACGGTGCAGGCCAACCTTGCCGGAACACCCGCCATCAGCATCCCCACCGGAACGCACAGCAACGGCCTCCCCTTCGGAGTCCAGCTCATGGCGCGGCCCTTCGGCGAGCCGCTGCTGCTCGCCGCCGCGAAGGCGCTCTTCGGCGCCTGA
- the tatA gene encoding twin-arginine translocase TatA/TatE family subunit, with protein MSTLPLSILLGVIGPWQIVLIVAVLLLLFGGKKIPELMRGLGQGMKEFKNAKDGAEEKKDDAK; from the coding sequence ATGAGCACCCTGCCGCTTTCCATCCTGCTCGGCGTCATCGGCCCCTGGCAGATCGTCCTGATCGTAGCGGTGCTGCTACTGCTCTTCGGGGGCAAGAAGATTCCTGAGCTCATGCGCGGCCTAGGGCAGGGCATGAAGGAGTTCAAGAACGCCAAGGACGGCGCGGAGGAGAAGAAGGACGACGCGAAGTAG
- a CDS encoding peptidoglycan DD-metalloendopeptidase family protein — protein sequence MRWLVLAPLVLASALLLAQSRKELEKRRDALDKQIRTTTALIEQARKEQRVTQEQLSLLESQIAARAQLIRAMDSEVRAADDRIRQDEEAIASLKADLQALKEGYARMIAAAYRNRSAYDRLSYLFASSSFQQAYRRSRYINQLAAQRRRQAALIAETEASLDARVEALKAQRQEKAQLLTEQVQEKRRLDSDRAGQQSALVSLRKEEGRLRETQKKQERQRRELEAAIRKAIEEAVKPKPKPGGAAAGTAKLDITLTPEARELSSDFEKNKGKLPWPVEKGVITGRYGKQPHPVLKGIVIDNNGIDITTEKGAGVRAVFRGEVSSVIVLPGAGKAVIVSHGAYRTVYSNLAAVSVAKGQKVDTKQPIGTVITGDEGAVAHIEVWKVTAEGLVNVDPALWLFRQ from the coding sequence TTGCGCTGGCTGGTGCTGGCCCCGCTGGTGCTGGCCTCGGCGCTGCTCCTGGCCCAGAGCCGCAAGGAGCTGGAGAAGCGGCGCGATGCGCTGGACAAGCAGATCCGCACCACCACCGCCCTGATTGAGCAGGCCCGCAAAGAGCAACGCGTGACACAGGAGCAGCTGAGCCTCTTGGAGAGCCAGATCGCCGCTCGTGCGCAGCTCATCCGGGCCATGGACAGCGAGGTGCGGGCGGCCGATGACCGGATCCGGCAGGACGAGGAGGCGATCGCCTCACTGAAGGCCGACCTGCAGGCGCTCAAGGAGGGATACGCCCGAATGATCGCCGCCGCCTACCGAAACCGCAGCGCCTACGACCGCCTCAGCTACCTTTTCGCAAGCAGCAGCTTCCAGCAGGCCTACCGCCGCAGCCGCTATATCAACCAGCTCGCGGCCCAGCGCCGCCGGCAGGCCGCGCTGATCGCCGAGACCGAGGCCTCCCTCGATGCGCGGGTGGAGGCGCTGAAGGCCCAGCGCCAGGAGAAGGCCCAGCTGCTGACCGAGCAGGTGCAGGAGAAGCGCAGGCTCGACTCGGACCGGGCCGGACAGCAGAGCGCATTGGTGTCCCTACGCAAGGAAGAGGGCCGGCTCCGTGAGACGCAGAAGAAGCAGGAGCGCCAGCGTCGCGAGCTCGAGGCGGCCATCCGCAAGGCCATCGAGGAAGCGGTGAAGCCGAAGCCCAAGCCCGGCGGAGCGGCGGCCGGCACCGCCAAGCTCGACATCACCCTGACACCGGAGGCGCGGGAGCTGAGCTCCGATTTCGAGAAGAACAAAGGCAAACTGCCCTGGCCCGTGGAGAAGGGCGTAATCACCGGCCGCTACGGCAAGCAGCCGCACCCGGTGCTCAAGGGCATTGTCATCGACAACAACGGCATCGACATCACCACGGAGAAGGGTGCCGGCGTGCGCGCGGTTTTCCGCGGGGAGGTGAGCAGCGTGATCGTGCTCCCCGGCGCCGGCAAGGCCGTGATCGTCAGCCATGGCGCCTACAGGACGGTCTACAGCAACCTGGCCGCCGTGAGCGTGGCCAAGGGCCAGAAGGTGGATACAAAGCAACCCATCGGGACGGTCATCACAGGCGATGAGGGTGCTGTGGCGCACATCGAGGTCTGGAAGGTGACCGCGGAAGGCCTGGTGAACGTGGATCCCGCGCTGTGGCTCTTCCGCCAATAG